In Spiroplasma floricola 23-6, the DNA window ACGTTCACTTGCAGATGCTTTTGATAAATATTTTTCAGATCAATATCCTAAAAATGATTTTGAATGATATGTAGCAGAAATTAAAGCTATTATTAAAAGAAATGAAATTAAAACAATAAATTGTACAAATTGTAAGAAAAAATGTACAAGTAGTAAATATATGGAGTGATTTGAAACTGTTGACAAAACGATACCTGAAGTAAATAACTTCTCATTTAAAGTAGGAAAAATCGGATTTAAAATTGAACTTTCTGTTTTATTCTGCTATAAATGCATAACAAAAAAAGTAACAAAAAAAGCAATTAGTTAATTGCTTTTTTTTATTATCCTACAGAACCTTCCATATCCATTTTTATCAATTGATTTAACTCAACTGCATATTCTAATGGTAATTCCTTTGTAAAGGGCTCTAAAAAGCCCATAACAATGATTTCTAAGGCTTGTTGTTCATCTAATCCTCTACTCATTAAATAAAATAATTGTTCTTCACTTACTTTTGAAACTGTAGCTTCATGTTCAATTTGTGATTGATTATTGTGTACTTTATTTTGAGGAATAGTATCTGAATGTGATTGATTATCTAAAATTAACGTATCACATTCAACTCTTGCTTTAGAATTTATGGCATTAGGTCCAATATAAGCTAAACCTCTATAATTTGCAGTTCCACCTTGAAATGTAATTGATTTTGAAACAATTTTGGATTTTGTCTCTTTTCCTAAATGAATCATTTTACTTCCAGCATCTTGATAAACACCTTTTTTAGCAACAGCAATAGAGATTGTGTCTCCTTGTGCTCTATCTCCTTTTAAAATACATGATGGATATTTCATGTTTACTTTTGAACCAATATTTCCATCAATTCATTCCATTCTTCCATCTTCTTCAACAAGACTTCTCTTTGTAACTAAATTTAAAACATTATCACTTCAGTTTTGCACTGTTGTATATCTAACACTTGATCTTTTACCAACAAATATTTCAACTATAGCTGCATGTAAATTATTTTCTGAATAAATTGGAGCAGTACATCCTTCAATATAGTGTAATTCTGCATCATCTTCAACAACTATTAAAGTTCTTTCGAATTGACCTGATGCTTGATAATTAATTCTAAAATAAGCTTGTAAGGGTTTTTCTAATTTAACACCTTTTGGTACATAAATAAAAGTTCCCCCTGATCAAACAGCTCCATTTAACGAAGCATATTTGTTATCATCATTTTTAACTAATTGCCCAAAATATTTTTTAAATAATTCTGGATATTTGCTTAAAGCACTATCACAGTCTGTAAAAATAACTCCTTGTTTTTCTAACTCTTCGTTCATTCTTTCATAAACTGGGCGAGCATCTCATTGTGCATTAATACCTGCTAAAAAGTTCTTTTCAGCCTCTGGAATTCCTAAACGATCAAAAGTTCTTTTAATATTATCTGGTATTTCATCTCAAGTTTTTACAGTTTTGCCAGCACCTTCTGTATAGTAATAATAATCATTAAAATTAATTCAATTTAAGTCAGGTCCAAAGTTTGGTTGTGGTTTTTGTTCAAATATATTCAAACTTTCTAATCTATAATCTAACATTCATTTTGGTTCATTTTTATGTTTAGAGATCTCTTTTACAACATCTACATTTAATCCCTTTTGTACTTTATATGTAGAAACTTCACCTTCATTAAAACCATATTTATAGTCAGATATTTGTTTTATTTCTTCTTCTTGTTTTAATTTTTTCATTTTCTACACCTCCTTATTTAAAATAGATTTAAATCCATCTGCTCCTAATAGAGCACAATTTATTCTATTTCCTTGTTTGTTTATTTCTCAAAATGCTATTAATTCATCTAAAATTAGCTCATTATATTCATTTCCTGAAATCATATTGTAGTAATTTACAAGTTGTTCTTGAGCTTCTTTTATCTTTAAACCCTTTATTTTAGAACAAAGTATATCTGTTGAAGCTGTTGAAATAGCACATGCATTTCCATCAAATCTAGCATCAACAATATTGTCATTTTCTATTAATAGTTGAACATTTATTTCATCACTGCATGTAGGTGAATCTTGAAACTTTATAAGTGCTTTATCATTTTCAATTAAACCTTTAAAGTCTGGTTCAGTATAATGTTCCATTATTATTTGTCTTAACTGTATTTTATCATTTTTATCAAACATTATATTAAACCTCCTTATATTAATTCGTTGATTCAACTATCACAATCTTTTAATGCTTCTATAAACTTATCAATATCTTCTTTTGTGTTATATATTGAAAAACTTGCTCTTATTGTTGAATTAACTTTAAGCAAATCAGTTGCTAATCTAGCACAATGTTTACCAACTCTAACTGATATATTATATTTTTTATTTAAAAAAGCTCCAAAATCTTGTGAATTTACATTTTTTAAGTTAAATAAAACAATTGGTTGGTCATTTTCTATATTATAGAATTCAAATTTTGTTTTATCTATTTGTTTTAATTTACTTCTAAAATATATTTTTAATTCTTTTTCATAAGCGATTAAATTTTGCATTTTTATTGTATTGATAATATCTAAACACTTATTAAAAGCATATATGGCAGATAAATTTAAAGTTCCTGCTTCAAATTTATCTGGAATAGGAGCAAGTTTATAATTGCTAATATCAATACTCGCATTATTTCCCCCACCATAAAATATTGGTTTTAACCACTGTAAAATTTCTTTTTTGGCTCACAATATTCCTAAACCAAAAGGTCCATAAACTTTGTGTGTTGAAAATGCTATACAATCAACATTCAAATCTTTTACGTTTATTATATTGTGAGCAATTGATTGAGCTAGATCTAATATTACGATTATTTCTTTATTAAAACTTTTTATTTTCTTTACAATTTCTTTAACGTTATTTAAACCTGCAGTAGTGTTTGAATTCATTGCAAATGAAATAACTTTTGTATTTTTTGTTAATTTGTCTTTAATTTTTGAAATATCTATTAAAAAATTCTCATCTAATTCTAAATAATCTATTTTTAATTGACACTCATCGCTTAAAACTCTTCAAGGCAATAAATTTGAAGAATGTTCAATTTTTGTCAATAAAATTTCATCATTTACTTTTAAGTAATTTCTCATTCCAAATGCTAATTGATTTAGTGAATGAGTTGTTCCACTTGTAAAAATAATCTCATTTTTATCTTCTACACCAATAAAATTAGCTATTTTTTCTCTTGTTTCACTCAATATTTGATTAGCTTTATAAGCATTATTAAATAAATTATTATGAGCATTTGCACCTATTTTTAAGTCATACTCACTTTGTGCTTTAATAACTTCATCAAATTTAATAGAAGTTGCTGCTGAATCAAAATAAATTTCATTAGAATTATTTTTAAAATATGAGAAGTTATCTTTAAAATTCATTAAATCATTTCCTTTAATTTTTCTTTTAAGTAGTCAAGTAATTTTTCATCTTTAATTTCTTGAAATATTGGTTCAAAATAACCATTAATAATTAACTCCTGAGCTTGTACTTTATTTAAACCTCTTGATAACAAATAAAATACTTGATCTGGGTCAAGCATGCCAATAGCATTGGCATGACTTGCTACAATATCATTTTCATCAATTAATAAAACTGGATCAGAATCTGCTTTTGCCTCTTTATCTAGAACTAATAATCTTAATTCTTGATGAGCTTCAGCTTGATTAGAACCTTTTTTAATATCACTAATACATCTTATAAAACCTTTTGAAGTATCTTTTAAAACTTCATAAGTTTTAATATTTGAATAAGAGTTTCGAGCATTATGAATTGATTTAATAATTGAGTTTTTATTAAAATTCTTATTAATGATGGTTGCATTGTAAAATTCCACTGCTGTATTTTCTTCATTCAAATTAATTGAAAAATTATCATCACAATTATAATTTGCTATATTTGATATTTTTAAATTTAATTTTGAATTTTTACTTAAGTTAAAATTAATATTAAAGTCTTTTTTTGAATTGTTCTTTGATGGAAGAAATAAAATAATAATAGTTATTTCAACATCTTCTTGTAAATTTAAATCAACTGTTCCAAATTTATTTTCCAACAATATTATTTTATTTTCATTGCTATCAAAAGTAAAACTTGAAGGTAAGTTATCTCTAAAATCTATATATGATTTATTTAGTTCAAAATTAGTCATTATTTAGCTAATTCCTTTACTCATGAATAACCTTCTTTATTAATTCTATCAACAATTTCATTTCCTCCACTTGTTACTATTTTTCCCTCAATAATAACGTGTGCATGTGTAGGTTTTACTTTTTTGAAAAATCTATCATAATGAGAAACAATAATCATAGCATTTCTTGCTAAATCAACTTGGTTTAGGTTTTTTGAAACCACTTTCAATGCATCAACATCTAGTCCTGAGTCAATTTCATCAATTAAACTAAATATGGGGTTTAACATTTTTAACTGTAAAATCTCATTTTTTTTCTTTTCCCCCCCACTAAATCCATCATTTACAAATCTTTTAAGCATATTTAAATCAAAATCTAAATCCTTTGCTCCAGATTTAATATCTTTAAAAATCTCTTGCAGTTTTTTCTTTTCATCACTGTGAGCATTGACAATATATTTTAAGAACTCCAAATTTGATACTCCAGGAATAGTTTGTGGATTTTGCATTGCTAAAAATAATCCAGCTTTACTCCTTTCATCAACGCTCATTTCTAAAATTGATTCCCCATCAATCAAAACATCTCCTGATATAATTTCATACTTCGGATGTCCCATAATAGCCATAAGTAATGTTGATTTTCCATTACCATTAGGACCCATAAGAGCGTGAATTTCTCCTGAATTAACAGTTAAATTAACTCCTTTTAAAATTTCTTTTTCTTCTATACTTACATATAGATTTTTTATTTCTAATTTATGCATTTCAAAAACTCCTTGCTTTATTATTATAAATACTTATCAATGAAAAAATTATTCATTTTTAAATGGTTTCTTAATAACTAAGTAATATTTTATTTAATAATTAATTGTTAATTTAATGTCTTTTTATTTATTTTTTCTTTATAATTATTTTGATACAAAAACCAAGGAGTGAATGGTGTGAAAAAATTATTAACACTGTTAGGAAGTGTTAGTTTAGTTGCAACAACAGCACAAATGGCTGTTGCTTGTAGTACAAACTATGACAAAAAAGATAAAGACGGAAACTCAATTCTTATTCAATTTTTACAATCAATAAATGGAAAAGCACAAATTAGTACAAATGATATACTTGTTAAACTAATTAATGCTGAAAATGGTCCAAAAAATAAAGAAAAACTTACTTTGGATCTTTTAAAAATGATAAATTTATCTATTTTAGCAAATTCAGATAAAAATACAGATCTTATAAATGATAAAAACATTTATACAAATTATGATTTATCAACAATCTTGAAAGATAGATGAAGTGCTTTAAATGACGCAGTAGATAGACAAATATCTTCTGAAAAAGATAAATATAAAAAAGACAAAGGTAAAAAATGAGAAAAAGAATGAAATAAAATGCTTGTTAACAAGTATAGTGTTTATCAAGATGATGTAAAGTCAATGGACAAAGACTTCCTAGAAAACAAATATAAATCAGATATTTTATTGTCAGATGCAAATAATAATGCTTCAAAAACATTATTAGATATTTTAATTAACACAGATCAAATGGGTGTTACTTGAATAAGCTCAAACGATATTGTTAAAAAATATAGTTCTTTAGAAAGAATTGTTAAGGCAACAGATGCAAATGATTCAAGTATTGCAAATTATTTGAGAACAGATTTAGATCAATTATCTCAAATTAAAAACTCAGTAGAAAAAGACACAAATAACTGAGAACAAACAAAAATAAATTCATCAATGTCAGATAAAGAATTAGCTGACAAAGCTAGAGAAGTTATTAATGATACAAATATTACAAGAGAAAAAATTCAATATGATGCACCAGTTAATTTAAATAACTTCACAGTTAGTGATACAAATAGTTCAAGAGCTGGATTCTTAAGTAATTCTCAAAGATTCTTTTTGGACAAATGATACAATACACAAGCTCCACTTGCAATAAGTGAAGTTGTAATACCTTTTTCTGAAGGTGGAACATTTGATAAAGGATTTACTAAAAATAGTTTTATGTCAAAAGATAAACAAGATGAATCTAAAACTAATAATCTTTTAAAAGCAGCAGTTGATACTACTTATGGAGATGCTAGTTGAAATCGTTGAATGATAGCAGGAAAAGCAGACTATAGAGAAGATGCTACTGTTAAACATTATGATAAATTAATGACTTTAAGTAACTCAACAGACTTTACTCAAGATATGAGAACTGTTGTTTATGATTATGTTTTGGGTGGTAATGAAAAAAATGGTATAGCATTACCACTAGATGAAACAACAAAAGCACCTACAGTTGAAAGTTTAATTGATAAAATCTCAAGAAAAAAAGGAACTGAAAAAAATTTCTATGCTTACAATGATAAAGGACAAGTATTCTATGTAGATGCTTCAGGACTTCATATTGTTAAAATTGATAGATATGATCTTTTAAATAAAACTGCAACTGATAAAAAAGGTATAAAACAAGAAGGATTAGATGGAACAAAAATAAATTCTAATACAACAAATGAATTAAATACATTTAAAAACTTTAATAAACTAAAACCAGAACAAAAAGTTGAAGAACTTCAAAATATTAGCAATGCAGAAAAAGAAAAAGAAGGAAGTTATTATAGAAGTTTAAACTCAACAGTTAAAAATGATTATCTTCACTATTTAGTTAATACTTCAATGTTAAAAGGTCTTTCTGGATCAGCTTCTAGTTTTGATATTATGACAGAAGTTAAGAAATGAGCTCAAGTAAGTTCAACTGCAAGTGACTCTTCAAGTACTTATTGAATGACTTGTGTATTAGATTATTTCTTTGAAATTTCTATAGGAACTGAAAAAAATCTATCTCAAGAACAATTTATACAAAACTATGTAGAATTTGGTAAAAGTGATAATTCAACAACGCAAGAAACAATAGACAAAACAAAAGACTGATTTGACAGTCAAGTTAGAACAAAGCAAAGTTGAATTGGGCAAAGCTCTTCAAGAGCATTTTATAGTGCAAATAACAAATGAGCTGATGAAATAGAAGCTAAAACAGATGCAAGTAATTATCCAAAAAAAACTATAAAAAATACTTGATATGATGGAGAAATTGTAACAAAAGTAGATGAGAAATTTTGAAAACCTACAAATGATGTTACAGTTTCAAAAGCAAAAAGTAATAAAAAGACATCAGAAACAAATCAACAAATTTCAAGAAACTATAATTTAGTTTATACAAATATTGAAAACTCATATGCTTTTTATAAAAATGGAGGTGCTAAATAATGAAAAAATTACTAGGAATACTTAGTGCAGTTTCATTAACTGTCTCTTCCCCTTCTTTAGTTGTTGCTTGTGCAACAAAAGAAAGAATAACAAGTCCAAAATTAAACAGAGATTTGGCAAAACAATTGCTAGTCTCTATTTCAGGAAATAAAGATTTAGCAAATATTGATTTTGGTTCAATGTTTACTGATTCAGAAATTGAATCAGTAGTAGTCAATATGGTAAATGAATTACTTTCATTACAATATTCATTTGACTCTACAAATAGTATCTATGATAGATTAGGTTTCAAAGAAAAATATACTTCTACTAGTGAAGGTATTGAAAATTTATTTAAAGATAAATATAAATTAGAGACAAGAACAATTGCAGAAAATAAACTTTTTGAAGAATATACTAAATCAATAAAAGGTGACAGACTTGACTATTGAAGTGTTCAAAACAGTTACAGTTTAAATATTCAAAAGGCTACAAAAGTAAAATCATTTGATGGAACAGAAGATATTAGTGTTTCAAAGAAAAATAAATATATTTATTTTAATAGTGGAGATACTGCTAGTGAAGATAAAATTTGAAGATTTACATATGAAGATTCAAAAAATAAATCAGCACATCTTCCAGAAATAAAAGATTTAACAAGTGAATATAGTGGAGAAAAAAAAGCAGTCTTTGGAGTAGTAGATGACAGTGGAAAATATCATAAGATAAGTTCAAAAACAGCTTTATATCTAAGATTCCAAGATTATTTTGAATCAAAAATCTTAGAAGAATTAAATGAAAACTTATTAACAACAGCGTATTTAAAATCAACAATGTTTGATATTAAAGATAGCAAAGACAAAGGAAAAAGTCCATATATAAACTCTTCTTCTTCTGTTTTTTCTAAAACACAAACTTTAAGTGATAGTTCAAGTGAATCATGAAAAACTAATGTTAAAATGGTTTGAACTATTAGATTTGATATTACAGAACCAAGTACAATTGATATAATAAATCAAGAATTAAGAAAACAAAGTATCATTGACCCAAGTAATGGAGCTTTAAAAACAGGAAAATCTATAAGTGAAATATATAATTTATTTCCTACTACATCTTCTAAAGATGGAGTTCCAAAACCAGTAATTGATAATAAATCAGGATATGATTCATACTTTGGTTGAAGTGGATATCAAGGATTAACAATTTATAACGGAGATAGTTCACTAGGTGATAGTCCTATTTCAGGAAAAGCTTATGAAGCAAATGTTAAATCATGAACTAAAGGAGCAGGAATTGTTAAAAATGGTTCTAACTTCTTAACAGTTGATTCATCAAATTCAAATTATGCAGATTTAGTTCTAGTTTTACCAGTTTATATGATCGAATTATTAGGTGGATCAAATCCAACTGAAAGTACATATGAAATAACTGGTAAAGGTAAAGATGACAAAAAAGCAATGATTTTCAGTAATACAATTGGTAATGACAATGTATATACAGATAGATGAAACAATAACAACAATAAAGATCTTCATTCTAAAGATATTCAAGATTTAGTAAATAATCAAAATACAGGAAAACAAGCTCAAGCTGCTTTACTAAATCAAATTATGTATGGAATTTCAAAAGATAGCTCTTCAAGTGATTTGGCAAAAACAATAATATATTCAAAATATTTAGACAAAGACGAAGTATATTATGCAGGATTATGAAATAAAATTGGTTCATACATTAAAAATGAAAATGATAAAGACGAATAAAAATGAAATAAACCTAATTTAAGGTTTATTTTTTTGTAAAATATTAATGAAATGAGGTTTAAAAATGGATTGCATATTTTGTAAAATTATTGATAAAGAGATGAATGCAAAAATTATTTATGAAAATGACTATACATTGGCTTTTTTAGATATATTTCCAAATAGTAATGGTCACTCACTTGTTATTCCAAAAAAACATTTTGAAGATTATGAGCAAACTGATGATTTTTACTTACAAGAAGTTGCAAAAACTAAAAAAATAGTGGCAAAAATATTAAAAGAAAAACTAAATGCTAAAGGGATTAATTATGTCTCAAATCAAGGTTCTGAGGCCTTTCAAGTAGTATTTCATTATCACGAGCATATTGTTCCAAAATATATAAAAGAAAAAGGATATACTTTTAAAATTAATACTGAACCTGGAGATTTATTAGATTTAGATATTATTTATAAAAAATTAAAATAAAAAAAGAAAACTATTTAGTTTTCTTTTTTTGATAATGATTTAAATAACTTCTACCTTCTTCTGAAAGAATTCTTGCAGTTCAACTACCCTTTTCTACTTTTGACAATTCATCATTAATTTTATAAATTCTTGCATCTAAAGCATCTAATGATGAAATTAAAACTGCTTCAATTAAATTTGGTTCAACTGGTGAACCATATTCATTTTTACCATGACTTGCTAAAATAACATGTTGCAGTTTTAAAACATCTTTATTGTCTTTTAAACCTAATTCAATAGCTTTATTAGAAACAAAAGTATTTCCAATTGAAATATGACCTAATAATTTTCCTTCATCTGTATATTCTGATGCATTTTTTCCATCCATTTCAATCACTTTTCCAATATCGTGAAGTATTGCTCCACAATAAACTAATTCTCAATCAATTTCTGCATATTTATATACTTCTTTAATTGCTTTTGCTCCCATTAATAAGGAATAACTGTGTCAAAATAAACCCCCAATAACATTGTGGTGAATGCTTACTGCAGCTGGATAGGATTTAAATTCTACTTCATATT includes these proteins:
- the sufB gene encoding Fe-S cluster assembly protein SufB gives rise to the protein MKKLKQEEEIKQISDYKYGFNEGEVSTYKVQKGLNVDVVKEISKHKNEPKWMLDYRLESLNIFEQKPQPNFGPDLNWINFNDYYYYTEGAGKTVKTWDEIPDNIKRTFDRLGIPEAEKNFLAGINAQWDARPVYERMNEELEKQGVIFTDCDSALSKYPELFKKYFGQLVKNDDNKYASLNGAVWSGGTFIYVPKGVKLEKPLQAYFRINYQASGQFERTLIVVEDDAELHYIEGCTAPIYSENNLHAAIVEIFVGKRSSVRYTTVQNWSDNVLNLVTKRSLVEEDGRMEWIDGNIGSKVNMKYPSCILKGDRAQGDTISIAVAKKGVYQDAGSKMIHLGKETKSKIVSKSITFQGGTANYRGLAYIGPNAINSKARVECDTLILDNQSHSDTIPQNKVHNNQSQIEHEATVSKVSEEQLFYLMSRGLDEQQALEIIVMGFLEPFTKELPLEYAVELNQLIKMDMEGSVG
- the sufU gene encoding Fe-S cluster assembly sulfur transfer protein SufU; this translates as MFDKNDKIQLRQIIMEHYTEPDFKGLIENDKALIKFQDSPTCSDEINVQLLIENDNIVDARFDGNACAISTASTDILCSKIKGLKIKEAQEQLVNYYNMISGNEYNELILDELIAFWEINKQGNRINCALLGADGFKSILNKEV
- a CDS encoding aminotransferase class V-fold PLP-dependent enzyme gives rise to the protein MNFKDNFSYFKNNSNEIYFDSAATSIKFDEVIKAQSEYDLKIGANAHNNLFNNAYKANQILSETREKIANFIGVEDKNEIIFTSGTTHSLNQLAFGMRNYLKVNDEILLTKIEHSSNLLPWRVLSDECQLKIDYLELDENFLIDISKIKDKLTKNTKVISFAMNSNTTAGLNNVKEIVKKIKSFNKEIIVILDLAQSIAHNIINVKDLNVDCIAFSTHKVYGPFGLGILWAKKEILQWLKPIFYGGGNNASIDISNYKLAPIPDKFEAGTLNLSAIYAFNKCLDIINTIKMQNLIAYEKELKIYFRSKLKQIDKTKFEFYNIENDQPIVLFNLKNVNSQDFGAFLNKKYNISVRVGKHCARLATDLLKVNSTIRASFSIYNTKEDIDKFIEALKDCDSWINELI
- a CDS encoding SufB/SufD family protein; amino-acid sequence: MTNFELNKSYIDFRDNLPSSFTFDSNENKIILLENKFGTVDLNLQEDVEITIIILFLPSKNNSKKDFNINFNLSKNSKLNLKISNIANYNCDDNFSINLNEENTAVEFYNATIINKNFNKNSIIKSIHNARNSYSNIKTYEVLKDTSKGFIRCISDIKKGSNQAEAHQELRLLVLDKEAKADSDPVLLIDENDIVASHANAIGMLDPDQVFYLLSRGLNKVQAQELIINGYFEPIFQEIKDEKLLDYLKEKLKEMI
- the sufC gene encoding Fe-S cluster assembly ATPase SufC; this translates as MHKLEIKNLYVSIEEKEILKGVNLTVNSGEIHALMGPNGNGKSTLLMAIMGHPKYEIISGDVLIDGESILEMSVDERSKAGLFLAMQNPQTIPGVSNLEFLKYIVNAHSDEKKKLQEIFKDIKSGAKDLDFDLNMLKRFVNDGFSGGEKKKNEILQLKMLNPIFSLIDEIDSGLDVDALKVVSKNLNQVDLARNAMIIVSHYDRFFKKVKPTHAHVIIEGKIVTSGGNEIVDRINKEGYSWVKELAK
- a CDS encoding lipoprotein — translated: MKKLLTLLGSVSLVATTAQMAVACSTNYDKKDKDGNSILIQFLQSINGKAQISTNDILVKLINAENGPKNKEKLTLDLLKMINLSILANSDKNTDLINDKNIYTNYDLSTILKDRWSALNDAVDRQISSEKDKYKKDKGKKWEKEWNKMLVNKYSVYQDDVKSMDKDFLENKYKSDILLSDANNNASKTLLDILINTDQMGVTWISSNDIVKKYSSLERIVKATDANDSSIANYLRTDLDQLSQIKNSVEKDTNNWEQTKINSSMSDKELADKAREVINDTNITREKIQYDAPVNLNNFTVSDTNSSRAGFLSNSQRFFLDKWYNTQAPLAISEVVIPFSEGGTFDKGFTKNSFMSKDKQDESKTNNLLKAAVDTTYGDASWNRWMIAGKADYREDATVKHYDKLMTLSNSTDFTQDMRTVVYDYVLGGNEKNGIALPLDETTKAPTVESLIDKISRKKGTEKNFYAYNDKGQVFYVDASGLHIVKIDRYDLLNKTATDKKGIKQEGLDGTKINSNTTNELNTFKNFNKLKPEQKVEELQNISNAEKEKEGSYYRSLNSTVKNDYLHYLVNTSMLKGLSGSASSFDIMTEVKKWAQVSSTASDSSSTYWMTCVLDYFFEISIGTEKNLSQEQFIQNYVEFGKSDNSTTQETIDKTKDWFDSQVRTKQSWIGQSSSRAFYSANNKWADEIEAKTDASNYPKKTIKNTWYDGEIVTKVDEKFWKPTNDVTVSKAKSNKKTSETNQQISRNYNLVYTNIENSYAFYKNGGAK
- a CDS encoding lipoprotein; translation: MKKLLGILSAVSLTVSSPSLVVACATKERITSPKLNRDLAKQLLVSISGNKDLANIDFGSMFTDSEIESVVVNMVNELLSLQYSFDSTNSIYDRLGFKEKYTSTSEGIENLFKDKYKLETRTIAENKLFEEYTKSIKGDRLDYWSVQNSYSLNIQKATKVKSFDGTEDISVSKKNKYIYFNSGDTASEDKIWRFTYEDSKNKSAHLPEIKDLTSEYSGEKKAVFGVVDDSGKYHKISSKTALYLRFQDYFESKILEELNENLLTTAYLKSTMFDIKDSKDKGKSPYINSSSSVFSKTQTLSDSSSESWKTNVKMVWTIRFDITEPSTIDIINQELRKQSIIDPSNGALKTGKSISEIYNLFPTTSSKDGVPKPVIDNKSGYDSYFGWSGYQGLTIYNGDSSLGDSPISGKAYEANVKSWTKGAGIVKNGSNFLTVDSSNSNYADLVLVLPVYMIELLGGSNPTESTYEITGKGKDDKKAMIFSNTIGNDNVYTDRWNNNNNKDLHSKDIQDLVNNQNTGKQAQAALLNQIMYGISKDSSSSDLAKTIIYSKYLDKDEVYYAGLWNKIGSYIKNENDKDE
- a CDS encoding HIT family protein yields the protein MDCIFCKIIDKEMNAKIIYENDYTLAFLDIFPNSNGHSLVIPKKHFEDYEQTDDFYLQEVAKTKKIVAKILKEKLNAKGINYVSNQGSEAFQVVFHYHEHIVPKYIKEKGYTFKINTEPGDLLDLDIIYKKLK
- a CDS encoding 3'-5' exoribonuclease YhaM family protein — translated: MINQINSDSKLITLIARIEKTILSTGNNGSNYLILNLIDMSGRIEARLWNSTDVDVEELKTGEIVKIEAATNVYRQQLQLKINSYEIIKEEDFEKHSISAEMFSISAPINVETNYDKLIDFLETIENEHYKKITLSILKEYEVEFKSYPAAVSIHHNVIGGLFWHSYSLLMGAKAIKEVYKYAEIDWELVYCGAILHDIGKVIEMDGKNASEYTDEGKLLGHISIGNTFVSNKAIELGLKDNKDVLKLQHVILASHGKNEYGSPVEPNLIEAVLISSLDALDARIYKINDELSKVEKGSWTARILSEEGRSYLNHYQKKKTK